Part of the Bacillus andreraoultii genome is shown below.
GTTAGAGAATCTTCTAGAAGAACTATCCGCAGGTCTAACTGTTTTTGAAGCTTGTAAAAAGTTATTTCCAAAGATTAATAATGTCCATGACTTTCGATTTGCTATTGGGGAAACACTCGCCCATTTAGAATATTTACGTTACAACGATGAATGTAAACGAGACGTTGTTGGCGGAAACTATGTTTATTATACAGAATAATACAATAGCTGGATTCCATTCATATGGGGTCCGGCTTATTTATCTTGGTGCCGTTATAATAATCGTGTTCTTTTTCTTTTTAGATAAAAGAGTGATAAAATATGATACATAATCACGATTCGTAAAGGAGCTAGCTATGACTTATAGAGCACTTTTTCTTGATATTGATGGAACGATTTTAACGTATGACCATACATATACGAAGTTAACGAAAAGGGCAATTGAAGAAGTACAAAAAGAAGGAGTAGAAGTTTTCATAGCTACTGGTCGCCCACTTCATGAAATTAATGATCTGCGGAAGGAACTAGGTATTCAATCAGCAATCGGCTATAACGGTGCATTTGCTATTCACAAAAATAAAGTTATCGTTGACTATCCAATGAATCAGGAATTAGTACAAAAAGTAATTACAACGGCAGAAGAATTCGATAATGACCTAGTACTATATACAGCGGAGAAAAATTATTTCACTTCCTTATCTCGCCCGGAAGTAGTGAATTTTATTAATTTCTTCCAACTAAAAGAAAATGAACAACTTAATGGAAATGTGAAC
Proteins encoded:
- a CDS encoding HAD family hydrolase, with product MTYRALFLDIDGTILTYDHTYTKLTKRAIEEVQKEGVEVFIATGRPLHEINDLRKELGIQSAIGYNGAFAIHKNKVIVDYPMNQELVQKVITTAEEFDNDLVLYTAEKNYFTSLSRPEVVNFINFFQLKENEQLNGNVNNHIYSMTVMNCQDSHVPAYKVLNDLVVSTVNVEGIENSYDLIQKNINKGTAVQKVLDLLGIPNEQAIAFGDGMNDKEMLQTVGTSFVMANGDPNLFQYAKYETKSVDESGIYYGLQKLGLVK